In Bradyrhizobium lablabi, one DNA window encodes the following:
- a CDS encoding DUF6644 family protein codes for MMHLLQALIAYFEDSALADNIRENDLLFPLIESVHVLAICLVVGSILMVDLRLLGLASTNRPVSRVTSGILPLTWSAFAIAVASGGLLFISNATKYLANGYFVAKIFLILAAGLNMAIFHAISARDQPKWENEKNLPLRARLAGGLSILLWISVVTCGRWIGFTMQVR; via the coding sequence ATGATGCATCTGCTTCAGGCTCTCATTGCCTATTTCGAGGACAGCGCGCTCGCGGACAATATTCGCGAGAACGATTTGCTGTTTCCCTTGATCGAATCGGTGCACGTGCTTGCGATTTGCCTGGTGGTCGGCTCCATCCTGATGGTCGATCTGCGACTGCTTGGGCTTGCCTCGACCAACCGCCCCGTGAGCCGTGTCACCAGCGGAATTTTGCCGCTGACCTGGAGCGCGTTTGCCATTGCGGTCGCCTCGGGCGGATTACTGTTCATCTCCAACGCCACCAAATATCTGGCGAACGGCTATTTCGTCGCCAAGATTTTCCTGATTCTGGCCGCCGGCCTGAACATGGCGATTTTTCACGCCATCAGCGCCAGGGATCAGCCGAAATGGGAGAACGAGAAGAATTTGCCGCTTCGGGCCCGGCTTGCCGGGGGATTGTCCATCCTGCTGTGGATTTCGGTGGTGACATGCGGGCGCTGGATCGGATTTACCATGCAGGTCCGTTGA
- the cax gene encoding calcium/proton exchanger: MNPLLEEIRRTPLFWLLVLVPVVLVAQLLRPEAHTLLFLLSVAAIVPLAALLSRATESVAAKTGDLLGGLLNATLGNLTELLIALAALRAGQYVLVKASIAGAIVTNSLFMLGASLLLGGLKYHIQEYNRDSARLQAGMLFLATIAMLVPSLLAAADNAASAAFTHSLSVSLSVLLIVTYGLGLAFSLKTHRELFVSKDHHGSEEEEWPLSLALGTLAAVTVLVALVSEVFVESVQQAAVALGITPAFVGIIVVALVGGAAEMVSAFAAARKNNLDLSVGIALGSAVQIALFVAPVLVLASYLLGPTPMDLQFWRGAVAMMLIASVTATFVTSTGRSAWFVGALTLTVYIIFAITLYLLPPQT; encoded by the coding sequence ATGAATCCTCTCCTTGAAGAGATTCGCCGCACTCCGTTGTTCTGGCTGCTCGTGCTGGTGCCTGTCGTGCTCGTGGCGCAACTGCTGCGGCCAGAAGCGCACACGCTCCTGTTCCTGCTCTCCGTTGCCGCCATTGTGCCGCTGGCAGCTTTGCTCAGCCGCGCCACTGAGTCAGTCGCTGCCAAGACCGGCGATTTGCTCGGCGGCCTGCTGAATGCCACCCTTGGCAACCTGACCGAACTGCTTATCGCGCTGGCGGCGCTGCGCGCCGGACAATATGTCCTGGTGAAGGCGTCCATCGCCGGAGCGATCGTCACAAACTCGTTGTTCATGCTGGGTGCGTCGCTTCTGCTCGGCGGGTTGAAGTACCATATCCAGGAATACAACCGGGATTCTGCCCGGCTTCAGGCCGGGATGCTTTTCCTTGCGACGATCGCAATGCTCGTTCCATCGCTGCTCGCGGCAGCCGACAACGCTGCCAGTGCCGCGTTCACGCACTCGTTGAGTGTCAGTTTGTCCGTCTTGCTCATTGTCACCTACGGCTTGGGCCTGGCGTTCTCACTCAAAACCCATCGCGAGCTTTTCGTCAGCAAGGACCATCACGGCTCAGAAGAAGAGGAATGGCCCCTGTCACTTGCCCTGGGAACACTAGCCGCAGTGACGGTTCTGGTTGCGCTCGTCAGCGAAGTCTTTGTCGAGTCCGTCCAACAAGCCGCCGTCGCGCTCGGTATCACCCCGGCCTTCGTTGGAATAATCGTCGTTGCCTTGGTAGGCGGGGCCGCAGAAATGGTCTCCGCATTCGCCGCCGCGCGCAAGAACAACCTGGATTTGAGCGTGGGCATTGCGCTTGGAAGCGCGGTTCAGATCGCGCTTTTCGTTGCTCCGGTGCTCGTCCTTGCCAGCTATCTGCTCGGACCGACGCCGATGGACCTGCAGTTCTGGCGCGGCGCCGTCGCGATGATGCTGATCGCAAGCGTAACGGCAACTTTTGTTACAAGTACCGGCCGCTCGGCATGGTTTGTCGGTGCTCTGACCCTGACCGTCTACATCATTTTCGCAATCACGCTTTACCTGTTGCCGCCGCAAACCTGA
- a CDS encoding LuxR C-terminal-related transcriptional regulator, translating to MPTKKLAPREAEVLTLLACGNSRDEISLILSLRNTTVRECTCVCLRAGGLRRDAAEGWTTGDTDTRTVLL from the coding sequence ATGCCTACGAAGAAGCTTGCTCCGCGTGAAGCCGAGGTTTTGACGCTGCTGGCCTGCGGGAATAGTCGTGACGAAATCTCTCTCATCCTGTCTCTCCGCAATACAACTGTAAGAGAATGCACATGCGTTTGTTTACGTGCTGGAGGGCTCCGTCGTGATGCAGCTGAAGGGTGGACGACAGGTGACACTGACACCAGGACAGTCCTTCTATGA
- a CDS encoding DUF6152 family protein, with product MSPKVFVLAASVLSLVLGFGDIAAAHHSNAAYDSDHPQTMEGTVKAVNWTNPHITFVIEKDAKSGEAAATWVFEVSSPGVLTRSGWTKRSLQPGDHAVFRYAPLRDGSPGGFLQKVTLPSGQELTYTLMPAEQ from the coding sequence ATGTCGCCGAAAGTCTTTGTTCTGGCCGCAAGCGTTTTGAGCCTGGTGTTGGGTTTTGGCGATATCGCAGCGGCGCACCATTCCAATGCCGCCTACGATAGCGATCATCCCCAAACCATGGAAGGCACGGTCAAGGCCGTCAACTGGACCAACCCGCACATTACCTTCGTGATCGAAAAGGACGCGAAGAGTGGCGAGGCCGCGGCGACCTGGGTATTCGAAGTCTCGAGTCCGGGGGTTTTGACGCGCTCGGGCTGGACCAAGCGCTCGCTGCAGCCCGGCGATCACGCGGTGTTTCGCTATGCGCCGCTGCGCGACGGCAGTCCCGGCGGTTTCCTGCAGAAAGTCACGCTGCCGAGCGGTCAGGAATTGACCTATACCCTGATGCCCGCCGAACAATGA
- a CDS encoding trehalose-6-phosphate synthase yields the protein MNLVVVSNRVARGAANEPMTGGLAAALLPVVEKSGAIWVGSSGRVRDGAQKEPFAEIEALGAGALAMLDLPAAHYGGYYEGFANSALWPALHSRTDLIRASQEDYLSYREVNAFMARALLRFQKPDTAFWIQDYHFLALGSELRDRGVTQPIGFFLHTPWPAHSTIEGVPHHRELVEAMLAYDLIGFQTRDDCENFLDYISSDLALEIDDGVITSRHGTTRAAVFPIGIDAEKFALQAAKAMSHPDVSRLRRSLNGEKLAIGVDRLDYSKGLVNRIKAFDQMWSLHPALARTVSLLQIATPSRGAIEAYGNLQSELAKLVSDVNGRHGEVDWTPIRYLNKGFSQTVLSGLYRTAQVGVVTPLHDGMNLVAKEYVAAQNPADPGVLVLSKFAGAANELDTALLVNPHDIDGMARTIATALYMPLTERRMRWEAMMAKLSAGSIQRWFADFVDALQETHADKTATEMPERPTLWPLRSANRGGARYH from the coding sequence GTGAACCTCGTCGTCGTTTCAAATCGCGTGGCGCGCGGCGCGGCCAATGAGCCCATGACGGGCGGACTGGCGGCCGCGTTATTGCCGGTGGTGGAAAAATCCGGCGCGATCTGGGTAGGTTCCTCCGGCCGTGTCCGCGACGGCGCGCAGAAGGAACCGTTCGCCGAAATCGAGGCGCTCGGCGCCGGCGCGCTCGCCATGCTGGATCTGCCGGCCGCGCATTATGGCGGCTATTACGAAGGCTTTGCGAATTCCGCATTGTGGCCGGCGCTGCATTCGCGGACCGACCTGATCCGCGCCTCGCAGGAAGATTATCTGTCTTATCGCGAAGTCAACGCCTTCATGGCGCGCGCGCTGTTGCGGTTTCAGAAGCCGGACACCGCGTTCTGGATTCAGGATTACCATTTTCTCGCGCTGGGTTCGGAATTGCGCGATCGCGGCGTGACGCAGCCGATCGGATTTTTCCTGCATACGCCCTGGCCGGCGCACTCCACCATCGAAGGCGTTCCGCATCATCGCGAACTGGTCGAGGCGATGCTGGCCTACGATCTGATCGGATTCCAGACCCGGGACGATTGCGAGAATTTCCTGGACTATATCTCCTCCGATCTTGCGCTCGAGATCGACGACGGCGTCATCACCTCGCGTCACGGCACGACGCGGGCCGCGGTGTTTCCGATCGGCATCGATGCCGAAAAATTCGCGCTGCAAGCCGCCAAGGCGATGTCGCATCCCGACGTGTCGCGGCTGCGGCGAAGCCTGAACGGCGAAAAACTCGCGATCGGTGTCGATCGGCTGGATTATTCCAAGGGGCTGGTCAACCGCATCAAGGCATTCGATCAGATGTGGAGCCTGCATCCGGCGCTGGCGCGCACGGTGTCGCTGCTGCAGATAGCAACGCCATCGCGCGGCGCGATCGAGGCCTATGGCAATCTGCAGAGCGAGCTGGCAAAACTCGTCAGCGACGTCAACGGCCGCCATGGCGAAGTCGATTGGACGCCGATCCGCTATCTCAACAAGGGTTTTAGCCAGACCGTGCTGTCGGGGCTTTATCGCACCGCGCAGGTCGGCGTCGTCACCCCGCTGCATGACGGCATGAACCTGGTCGCCAAGGAATATGTCGCGGCCCAGAACCCCGCCGATCCCGGCGTGCTGGTGTTGTCGAAATTCGCAGGTGCTGCGAACGAACTCGACACCGCGCTGCTCGTAAACCCCCACGACATCGACGGCATGGCGCGGACCATTGCGACCGCGCTCTATATGCCGTTGACCGAGCGGCGCATGCGCTGGGAAGCGATGATGGCAAAGCTTTCCGCCGGCTCGATCCAGCGCTGGTTTGCCGATTTCGTCGACGCCCTTCAGGAGACCCACGCCGACAAGACGGCGACCGAGATGCCCGAGCGGCCGACCTTGTGGCCGCTTCGCTCGGCCAACAGGGGTGGCGCGCGCTATCACTAG
- a CDS encoding SulP family inorganic anion transporter, which produces MNLWIRWLPGIGTLRRYEAAWLPHDIFAGLVLATMLVPVGIAYAAASGLPGIHGLYATIVPLLAYAVFGPSRIIVLGPDSALAAVILGVVTPMSGGDPARAVTLGAMMALVSGTVLVLAGLARLGFVTELLSKPIRYGYMNGIALTVLISQLPKLLGFSIESEGPLRDLWAIGGAILDGKTNWVAFAVGLGTLIVILLLKDNKRLPGILIAVVGATIVVGALGLAARYGVKVLGPLPQGLPAFSVPWIGYNDLVPVLLGGGAIALVSFADTSVLSRTYAARLGDKVDPNQEMVGLGAANLATGFFQGFPISSSASRTPVAEAAGARTQLTSVVGALAIAFLLVMAPNLLQHLPNAALAAVVIAAAIGLIEIGDLRRIYRIQRWEFWLTVLCFVGVAVLGAIPGIGLAIAVAIAEFLWDGWRPHSAVLGRAHGVKGYHDITRYPDARRVPGLVLFRWDAPLFFANAEFFKERVLDAVATSPTPVRWLVVAAEPVTSVDVTACDSVAELDEALHAQGIELCFAELKDPVKDKLKRFGLFAQLGESYFFPTIGSAVSSYLKINHVEWEDWEDQAAVRA; this is translated from the coding sequence GTGAACCTTTGGATCCGCTGGTTGCCCGGGATCGGCACGCTCCGGCGATACGAAGCGGCGTGGCTGCCGCACGACATTTTCGCCGGCCTCGTGCTCGCGACGATGCTGGTCCCGGTTGGCATCGCCTACGCCGCGGCATCTGGCCTGCCGGGCATCCACGGTCTCTACGCGACGATCGTGCCGCTCCTGGCCTACGCCGTGTTCGGCCCGAGCCGTATCATCGTCCTAGGACCGGACTCAGCGCTGGCTGCTGTTATCCTGGGTGTTGTCACCCCGATGTCTGGTGGCGACCCCGCTCGCGCGGTGACGCTCGGTGCCATGATGGCCCTGGTTTCAGGCACGGTGCTCGTTCTGGCAGGCCTCGCGCGGCTCGGCTTTGTGACCGAGCTTCTCTCCAAGCCGATCCGCTACGGCTATATGAACGGCATTGCTCTGACCGTGTTGATCAGTCAGTTGCCAAAGCTGCTTGGCTTTTCCATCGAGAGCGAAGGACCTTTGCGGGACCTGTGGGCGATTGGCGGCGCCATCCTTGACGGAAAGACCAACTGGGTTGCATTCGCCGTCGGGCTCGGCACCTTGATCGTCATTCTGCTGCTCAAGGACAACAAGCGGCTGCCGGGCATTCTGATTGCAGTTGTCGGCGCGACCATCGTCGTCGGTGCGCTCGGGCTCGCCGCTCGATATGGCGTGAAGGTTCTCGGACCTCTTCCTCAGGGTTTGCCGGCCTTTTCCGTTCCCTGGATCGGTTACAACGATCTTGTTCCAGTGCTGCTCGGCGGAGGCGCCATCGCACTGGTCTCATTCGCCGATACCAGCGTGCTGTCGCGAACCTATGCCGCGCGGTTGGGCGACAAGGTTGATCCAAACCAGGAGATGGTGGGGCTCGGCGCCGCCAACCTGGCAACCGGCTTCTTTCAGGGGTTCCCGATCAGCAGCAGCGCCTCGCGGACGCCCGTCGCCGAGGCCGCAGGCGCACGCACGCAACTGACCAGCGTCGTCGGCGCACTCGCCATCGCCTTCCTTCTCGTGATGGCGCCGAACCTCCTGCAGCATTTGCCCAATGCCGCATTGGCGGCCGTCGTCATCGCGGCTGCAATCGGTTTGATCGAGATCGGCGATCTCAGGCGGATCTATCGCATTCAGCGATGGGAGTTCTGGCTGACCGTGCTGTGCTTCGTCGGCGTGGCCGTACTTGGCGCGATTCCGGGGATTGGTCTTGCGATTGCCGTCGCTATTGCCGAGTTTCTTTGGGACGGCTGGCGCCCCCACTCCGCCGTGCTCGGCCGCGCGCACGGCGTCAAGGGCTATCACGACATCACGAGATATCCTGATGCGCGCCGCGTCCCCGGGCTGGTCCTGTTCCGGTGGGACGCGCCGCTGTTCTTCGCCAACGCCGAGTTCTTCAAGGAGCGCGTTCTGGACGCGGTGGCGACATCGCCGACGCCCGTTCGCTGGCTAGTTGTCGCGGCCGAGCCCGTCACCAGCGTCGACGTCACCGCCTGCGATAGCGTCGCCGAACTGGACGAAGCGTTGCACGCTCAGGGCATCGAGCTTTGCTTTGCCGAGCTCAAGGACCCCGTGAAGGACAAGCTGAAGCGATTTGGGCTGTTCGCGCAGCTCGGCGAAAGCTACTTCTTCCCGACCATCGGCTCAGCCGTCTCAAGCTACTTGAAAATCAACCACGTGGAGTGGGAGGACTGGGAAGACCAGGCCGCGGTTCGCGCATGA
- a CDS encoding GNAT family N-acetyltransferase, which yields MARAADYSSVERLRDGRSIEIRALRPDDQEDMLAAVDRTSVQSLQRRFFVPKRGFSDKEVSFFMNIDFTNHVALVAQIDEDGQSVIAGGGRYIVTQPGQAELAFVVVDAHQGKGIGTALMRHLLAIARDAGLKELTAEVLPENAAMLKVFNGFGFRARAGGDPQVRHLSLQLV from the coding sequence ATGGCAAGGGCAGCTGACTATTCCTCCGTCGAACGTCTCCGCGACGGCCGCTCGATCGAAATTCGTGCGTTACGGCCGGACGACCAGGAAGACATGCTCGCTGCGGTCGACCGCACCAGCGTCCAATCGCTGCAGCGCCGCTTTTTTGTTCCCAAGCGAGGCTTCTCCGACAAGGAGGTCTCCTTTTTCATGAACATCGATTTCACCAACCACGTTGCTCTGGTTGCGCAGATCGACGAAGACGGCCAGTCCGTGATCGCGGGCGGAGGCCGCTACATCGTTACGCAGCCCGGCCAGGCCGAACTGGCGTTTGTCGTGGTCGATGCCCATCAAGGCAAAGGGATCGGGACGGCGCTCATGCGTCACCTGCTCGCAATCGCCCGCGACGCGGGATTGAAAGAGCTGACTGCCGAGGTTTTGCCTGAGAACGCGGCAATGCTTAAAGTCTTCAACGGATTTGGCTTCCGTGCCCGAGCAGGCGGCGATCCACAGGTCAGACACCTGTCGTTGCAGCTCGTTTGA
- a CDS encoding DUF6644 family protein, giving the protein MIDLGLAGFSKWLAATEVSHTIQTTTWIIPTIQTIHILCVAAVFSSAILVDLRIWRLLERDVPLPEMARRFLPTIWPVLIALLLTGSLLIIGEPRRSLLNSTFYLKMALLVLAIVLTVALQRAITSSPDSWDKDLTRRVIARLAATLSILVWCGILFAGRWIAYTQAG; this is encoded by the coding sequence ATGATTGATTTAGGCTTAGCCGGGTTTTCCAAGTGGCTGGCGGCGACGGAGGTCAGCCACACCATCCAGACGACCACGTGGATCATACCGACCATTCAGACCATCCACATTCTTTGCGTCGCGGCGGTGTTTTCCTCCGCGATCCTGGTCGATCTTAGGATCTGGCGGCTGCTCGAACGCGACGTGCCGCTGCCTGAAATGGCGCGGCGCTTCCTGCCGACGATCTGGCCGGTCCTGATCGCCCTCCTGCTCACCGGAAGCCTCTTGATCATCGGCGAGCCCAGGCGTTCGCTGCTCAATTCCACCTTCTATCTCAAGATGGCGCTGCTCGTGCTCGCGATCGTGCTGACGGTCGCCCTGCAACGCGCGATCACATCCTCACCGGATTCCTGGGACAAGGATCTGACGCGGCGGGTGATAGCGCGGCTCGCCGCCACCCTCTCGATCCTGGTCTGGTGCGGCATCCTGTTCGCCGGACGCTGGATCGCTTACACCCAGGCCGGATGA
- a CDS encoding sensor histidine kinase gives MAIAAALALATAESVAATAPMRIVFLHSYGQNFKPWSEYARALRQELDRRSHWPLVIEDFPVITARAEDENAEVQFVEYLSAVFSNQAPDMVVAFGAPAAVFVQRHRSDLFPATPMVLTAVDERRVQQLTLTGNDTVVAVRQNIGILFGHILQVLPDTKTIAVVVGNSPNERFWIGAITRELEASKDRVKLIFFNDLSFEEILNRAATLPIRSAIFWIQPQVDAIGAVHEGDSALRRLYAVANAPIFSYDDSFFGREIVGGPMTSVSDGTRAASDVAIRILSGEKPADIKTPVLEYGPAKYDWRQLQRWGISEGRLLPGSEIYFREPAAWERYRWQIALVGFVILLQATLITGLLYERRRRIYAEVQSRQRMAELAHVNRYSMAGELTASLAHELNQPLGNILTNAETLEVILKSPVPDMNELKEIAADIRRDDERASEVIRRLRSILRKTPFELRDLDLNEVVGETLAFVSLSAVAREAELASFLTSTALSIKGDRIQLEQVLLNLIVNAIDSTSASLNAERKVTVSTASIDDFAEVSVSDRGPGIQQDKLKEVFEPFFTTKPQGMGMGLSIARTIVEAHGGRIWAENRTGGGATFRFRLPLVSVPKA, from the coding sequence ATGGCAATCGCTGCAGCCCTCGCGCTTGCAACGGCGGAGAGCGTGGCTGCGACGGCACCCATGCGCATTGTTTTTCTTCATTCCTATGGCCAGAATTTCAAACCCTGGAGCGAATATGCAAGGGCGCTTCGACAGGAACTTGATCGCCGATCGCATTGGCCCTTGGTCATCGAAGACTTTCCAGTGATCACAGCGCGGGCCGAGGACGAGAATGCGGAGGTTCAATTCGTTGAGTACCTCAGTGCGGTGTTTTCCAACCAGGCGCCGGACATGGTCGTGGCGTTTGGAGCTCCCGCTGCCGTCTTTGTTCAACGGCACCGGAGTGATCTCTTTCCCGCCACTCCTATGGTGCTGACCGCTGTCGACGAGCGCCGCGTGCAGCAACTCACACTGACAGGAAACGATACGGTGGTGGCCGTCCGACAGAACATCGGCATTCTGTTCGGTCATATCTTGCAGGTTTTACCCGACACAAAGACGATTGCCGTGGTGGTCGGCAACTCTCCGAACGAACGTTTCTGGATCGGAGCAATAACGAGAGAGCTGGAGGCCTCCAAGGACCGCGTGAAGCTTATCTTTTTCAATGACCTATCTTTCGAGGAGATCCTGAATCGAGCGGCGACGCTTCCCATACGCAGCGCGATTTTCTGGATTCAGCCTCAGGTAGACGCCATCGGTGCGGTTCACGAAGGCGACAGCGCGCTGAGGAGACTCTATGCAGTCGCCAATGCACCCATCTTTTCCTATGACGATTCGTTCTTTGGCCGCGAGATCGTCGGCGGCCCAATGACTTCGGTATCAGATGGCACCCGGGCGGCCTCGGACGTCGCCATTCGTATCCTGTCGGGTGAGAAGCCAGCCGACATAAAGACGCCGGTCCTGGAGTATGGTCCTGCCAAGTATGACTGGCGGCAGCTGCAGCGCTGGGGCATCAGCGAGGGGCGCCTGCTTCCCGGCAGCGAAATCTACTTCCGCGAACCGGCCGCCTGGGAACGCTATCGTTGGCAGATCGCGCTAGTGGGTTTCGTGATCCTGCTGCAGGCCACTCTCATTACCGGTCTGCTTTATGAGCGGCGGCGGCGAATCTACGCCGAAGTTCAGTCGCGCCAACGCATGGCCGAGCTTGCGCACGTCAATCGCTATTCGATGGCCGGCGAACTCACCGCGTCACTTGCGCACGAACTTAACCAGCCGCTTGGCAACATTCTAACCAACGCCGAGACGCTCGAGGTCATACTCAAGTCTCCGGTACCGGACATGAATGAGCTCAAGGAAATAGCCGCTGATATTCGTCGAGACGACGAGCGCGCCAGCGAGGTCATTCGTCGCCTGCGAAGCATTTTGCGAAAAACTCCGTTTGAGCTCAGGGATCTCGACCTCAACGAAGTCGTCGGTGAGACGCTGGCGTTCGTCTCACTGTCTGCAGTCGCACGAGAAGCTGAATTGGCCAGCTTCCTGACGTCAACCGCGCTTTCGATCAAGGGTGATCGAATTCAACTCGAGCAGGTTTTGCTGAACCTGATTGTGAACGCGATCGATTCGACGTCAGCTTCACTGAATGCCGAACGCAAGGTTACGGTTTCGACCGCGTCAATCGATGACTTCGCCGAAGTCTCCGTCTCCGATCGTGGTCCGGGCATTCAGCAGGACAAGCTGAAGGAGGTGTTTGAACCGTTTTTCACGACGAAGCCGCAGGGCATGGGGATGGGTTTGTCCATCGCGCGAACAATTGTCGAGGCCCACGGCGGCCGGATATGGGCCGAGAACCGAACCGGAGGCGGCGCCACATTTCGTTTCAGGCTGCCGCTTGTTTCGGTACCAAAGGCATAA
- a CDS encoding SDR family oxidoreductase yields MKIVVIGGTGLIGSKTVAILRQGGHEVLAASPNSGVNTITGEGLKEALAGAQVVIDLANSPSFEDKAVLEFFETSGRNLLAAEAAAAVRHHVALSIVAIDRTDNGYFRAKVAQEKLIKTSGIPYTIVRSTQFLEFLGGIADSSADGNIVRLPPVLFQPIAADDVAASVADVALAPPHDGIVEIAGPERAPFNEIVARYLKAVGDPREVVSDPEARYWGGRVDEHSLVPLGEAGLGRIGLDEWLRRSQAAA; encoded by the coding sequence ATGAAGATCGTTGTGATCGGCGGTACCGGCCTGATCGGCTCGAAGACGGTCGCCATTCTGCGCCAGGGTGGCCACGAGGTCCTCGCCGCCTCGCCCAACAGCGGCGTCAACACCATCACCGGCGAGGGGCTCAAAGAGGCCCTGGCCGGCGCGCAGGTCGTGATCGACCTCGCCAATTCGCCCTCATTTGAAGACAAGGCGGTGCTGGAATTCTTCGAGACCTCCGGCCGCAACCTGCTCGCGGCGGAGGCCGCAGCCGCTGTCCGACACCATGTCGCGCTCTCCATCGTCGCAATCGACCGGACAGACAATGGCTATTTCCGCGCCAAGGTCGCCCAGGAGAAACTGATCAAGACCTCCGGCATCCCATACACCATCGTCCGCTCGACCCAGTTCCTGGAATTCCTCGGCGGCATCGCCGATTCAAGTGCGGATGGAAACATAGTCAGGCTCCCGCCCGTCCTGTTCCAGCCCATCGCGGCGGACGACGTTGCTGCCAGCGTTGCCGATGTGGCGCTCGCGCCGCCGCACGATGGCATCGTTGAGATCGCCGGCCCGGAACGAGCGCCGTTCAACGAAATCGTCGCCCGCTATCTGAAGGCGGTCGGCGACCCGCGCGAGGTCGTGAGCGATCCCGAGGCCCGATACTGGGGCGGCCGGGTTGACGAGCACTCGCTCGTGCCGCTCGGCGAGGCGGGCCTCGGCCGCATCGGTCTGGACGAATGGCTCCGCCGCTCACAGGCAGCAGCCTGA
- the otsB gene encoding trehalose-phosphatase, with the protein MNGNSVEAKLREDIPSARERSPDLNPAAGELARRLDEIAILLDIDGTLLDLAPTPREVWVPPGLSRTLNRLLQKTSGALALVSGRSLNDIDLIFAPEQYPVVGGHGAEMRLAIDSEAVASHAPPMDKELKRRLAAIAKLSPGILLEDKGYSLALHYRLAPHAEKAIYEAVSLIRADLPNAPIEVLPGKCVCEIKPSGFTKATGVRELMTHEPFKGRRPIFIGDDVTDESVFAIVPEYGGLAFSVGRHAKGMAGYFDDPREVREWLARLVGDEAAAKP; encoded by the coding sequence ATGAACGGGAATTCGGTCGAGGCAAAATTGCGGGAAGACATTCCATCAGCGCGCGAGCGGTCGCCGGATCTGAATCCTGCGGCGGGCGAACTTGCGCGCCGGCTCGATGAAATCGCGATCCTGCTCGATATCGACGGCACGCTGCTTGATCTCGCGCCGACGCCGCGCGAAGTCTGGGTGCCGCCGGGGCTTTCAAGAACACTCAATCGGCTGCTCCAAAAAACCTCGGGCGCGCTGGCGCTGGTCAGCGGCCGTTCGCTGAACGATATCGACCTGATCTTTGCACCCGAGCAATATCCTGTTGTCGGCGGCCATGGCGCGGAGATGCGGCTCGCGATCGATAGCGAAGCCGTCGCCAGCCATGCGCCGCCAATGGACAAGGAATTGAAGCGCCGCCTCGCGGCCATCGCAAAGCTCAGCCCCGGGATATTGCTCGAAGACAAGGGTTATTCGCTGGCGCTGCACTATCGGCTGGCGCCGCATGCGGAAAAGGCGATCTACGAGGCGGTGTCGTTGATCAGGGCCGATCTGCCGAATGCGCCGATCGAAGTGCTGCCCGGCAAATGTGTCTGCGAGATAAAACCTTCCGGTTTCACCAAGGCGACCGGCGTCCGGGAATTGATGACGCATGAGCCTTTCAAAGGCCGCCGTCCGATTTTCATCGGCGACGATGTCACCGACGAATCAGTGTTTGCGATCGTTCCCGAATATGGCGGCCTGGCGTTTTCGGTGGGCCGTCACGCCAAAGGCATGGCGGGTTATTTCGACGACCCGCGCGAAGTGCGCGAATGGCTTGCACGCCTCGTCGGTGACGAAGCTGCGGCGAAACCGTGA